The following are from one region of the Centropristis striata isolate RG_2023a ecotype Rhode Island chromosome 19, C.striata_1.0, whole genome shotgun sequence genome:
- the lhx5 gene encoding LIM/homeobox protein Lhx5, with product MMVHCAGCERPILDRFLLNVLDRAWHAKCVQCCECNCNLTEKCFSRDGKLYCKMDFFRRFGTKCAGCLQGISPNDLVRKARSKVFHLNCFTCMVCNKQLSTGEELYVIDENKFVCKEDYSSSGAINEVNLNSVSSCTDRSLSPDLQDPIQEDIKETDNSTSSDKETNNIENEEQNSGTKRRGPRTTIKAKQLETLKAAFVATPKPTRHIREQLAQETGLNMRVIQVWFQNRRSKERRMKQLSALGARRHAFFRGPRRMRPLGGRLEDPDILGPGAYGYYGEYQGDYYGPGTNYDFFPHGPPSSQAQSPAESLYVLGSGPGAMEGSGHHPSDDQRFTDMISHAETPSPEPGLPSSLQPVPGEAYGGGPSPPFSLASNSSYSAPMSHQGQEMGETAAW from the exons ATGATGGTCCACTGTGCCGGGTGCGAACGGCCCATCCTGGACCGGTTCCTCCTCAACGTGCTGGACCGAGCCTGGCACGCCAAGTGCGTCCAGTGCTGCGAGTGCAACTGCAACCTCACCGAGAAGTGTTTCTCCAGGGACGGCAAGCTCTATTGCAAAATGGACTTTTTCAG GCGCTTTGGCACCAAGTGTGCGGGCTGTCTGCAGGGAATCTCGCCGAACGACCTGGTCCGCAAAGCCCGCAGCAAGGTGTTCCACCTGAACTGCTTCACCTGCATGGTGTGCAACAAGCAGCTGTCCACGGGAGAGGAGCTCTACGTCATAGACGAGAACAAGTTTGTGTGCAAAGAAGATTACTCGAGCTCCGGAGCCATCAACGAAGTCAACCTGAACTCAG TGTCCTCGTGTACAGATAGGAGTTTATCGCCGGATCTGCAGGACCCAATACAGGAAGACATAAAGGAGACGGACAATTCCACGTCCTCTGATAAGGAAACGAACAATATTGAGAATGAGGAGCAGAACTCGGGGACCAAGAGGCGGGGACCCCGGACCACCATCAAGGCCAAGCAGCTGGAAACGTTAAAGGCCGCGTTTGTCGCCACGCCGAAACCGACCCGGCACATCCGGGAACAGCTGGCCCAGGAAACGGGACTGAACATGCGCGTCATCCAG GTTTGGTTCCAGAACAGAAGATCCAAAGAGCGACGAATGAAGCAGCTGAGTGCACTGGGGGCCCGGCGGCACGCCTTCTTCAGGGGCCCCAGGAGGATGAGGCCCTTGGGGGGCCGGCTGGAGGATCCGGATATTTTAGGACCGGGAGCCTATGGATACTACGGAG AATACCAAGGTGATTATTACGGACCAGGGACCAACTACGACTTCTTCCCCCACGGCCCTCCGTCCTCGCAGGCCCAGTCCCCGGCCGAGTCCCTCTACGTCCTGGGCTCGGGCCCCGGGGCCATGGAGGGTTCGGGGCACCACCCCTCAGACGACCAAAGGTTCACGGACATGATCTCCCACGCGGAAACCCCCAGCCCCGAGCCGGGCTTACCCAGCTCCCTGCAGCCCGTCCCGGGGGAGGCTTACGGGGGCGGACCCAGTCCTCCTTTCTCCTTGGCCAGTAACTCCAGTTACAGCGCGCCCATGTCCCACCAAGGCCAGGAGATGGGAGAAACCGCCGCCTGGTAA